The Thermodesulfobacteriota bacterium genome window below encodes:
- a CDS encoding cobalamin-binding protein: MRICSFLPSTTEIVYELGLGDSLYGVTHECNYPPDVREKDAVIMGFIDHKKLSSKKIDEFVRKNALEGKSTYLVDREALKVANPDIILTQKLCEVCAVSANQVSEAVEVLGHKPEIIALEPTSLSEIFDTIVTIGEATGTAQRALEIREKLEERVEKIRYALENERDRPRVFCMEWLDPPYVGGHWIPEMVEIAGGHDGIGKAGEPSFIVKWDEIVEFAPQMLFLMPCGFDIEKTLNELGAVTSREEWFSLPATNRGEIYLVDANYYFNRPGPRIVDGLEILAHAIHPEIIRNYSPPPNSIINLRNYMKLELFSG, translated from the coding sequence ATGCGCATTTGTTCATTTCTACCAAGCACAACGGAAATAGTATATGAGCTTGGTTTGGGTGATAGTCTTTACGGCGTTACACATGAGTGTAATTACCCGCCGGATGTAAGAGAGAAAGATGCCGTTATAATGGGTTTTATTGATCATAAAAAACTCTCTAGTAAAAAAATTGACGAATTTGTTAGAAAAAATGCCTTAGAGGGTAAAAGTACATATCTTGTGGACAGAGAAGCTCTTAAGGTAGCTAATCCTGATATCATCTTAACTCAAAAATTGTGTGAAGTCTGTGCGGTGTCTGCAAACCAGGTATCAGAAGCTGTCGAAGTGCTTGGACATAAGCCTGAGATAATAGCACTAGAGCCAACGTCGTTATCTGAAATCTTCGATACAATAGTTACTATTGGCGAGGCAACGGGAACCGCGCAAAGGGCCCTTGAAATCAGAGAAAAATTAGAAGAGAGGGTCGAAAAGATACGCTACGCTCTTGAGAACGAAAGAGATAGGCCTCGTGTATTCTGTATGGAGTGGCTTGATCCCCCTTATGTTGGAGGACACTGGATACCAGAGATGGTAGAAATCGCAGGGGGCCATGATGGAATCGGCAAAGCAGGAGAGCCCTCCTTCATAGTTAAATGGGACGAAATAGTAGAATTTGCACCGCAAATGCTGTTTCTTATGCCGTGTGGTTTTGATATTGAAAAAACATTAAATGAGCTAGGCGCTGTGACCTCAAGAGAGGAATGGTTTTCACTTCCTGCAACAAACAGAGGGGAGATTTATTTAGTTGACGCGAATTATTACTTCAATCGCCCCGGACCGCGTATTGTAGATGGTCTGGAAATACTTGCTCACGCAATTCACCCCGAGATTATTAGAAATTACAGCCCACCGCCGAACTCTATTATCAACCTTAGAAACTATATGAAACTTGAGCTTTTCTCAGGATAA